The following proteins are encoded in a genomic region of bacterium:
- a CDS encoding ParA family protein codes for MDDPHFDSDETNAPHASAPGSPLPELLPRRRTPWNTVGGRVISVVSRKGGVGKTTSTVNLGAALALSGHSVLIIGLDPQCGVCRTLGVRPHEMPRCLDELWSARARLVDLAQASTVDNLFFASPRILTLAEEERYLDHLQDRGGDLMREVDRARSLYDTILLDCPPGLGAPTRAALLASDGYLVPVQNEELCRESLDALLEFIDTFRDRNFAGDPDDGPHAAPLQLEGLFLTMSSQGTRIGREVAARIQDDFGDLLFDTAIPRTVRLAEMALKGQPAVIYDRRSAGSRAYFDLADELVARYCVDQSAGQRGDAVDADGGTAPGERDRGGARFASGGLERFLAALAGDGGDPLPERDAGDREFGERTFGDRDNGELPLEAFGGPEMVSLDDLLDEEERRTGSEDDWSGDDWSFDSDRLN; via the coding sequence ATGGATGATCCGCACTTCGATTCCGACGAGACCAACGCTCCCCACGCATCTGCGCCCGGTTCGCCGCTGCCCGAGTTGCTGCCGCGCCGGCGCACGCCCTGGAATACAGTCGGCGGACGCGTCATCAGTGTCGTCAGTCGCAAGGGTGGGGTTGGCAAGACGACATCGACGGTGAACCTCGGCGCCGCGCTGGCCTTATCGGGGCACTCGGTGCTCATCATCGGCCTGGACCCGCAGTGCGGCGTGTGTCGTACGCTCGGCGTGCGCCCGCACGAGATGCCGCGCTGCCTCGACGAACTGTGGTCCGCGCGCGCACGTCTGGTCGACCTCGCGCAGGCGTCCACCGTCGACAATCTTTTCTTCGCATCGCCGCGCATCCTCACGCTGGCCGAGGAAGAGCGATACCTCGACCACCTGCAGGATCGCGGCGGCGACCTGATGCGTGAAGTCGATCGCGCGCGCAGCCTGTACGACACCATCCTGCTGGACTGCCCTCCCGGGCTCGGCGCCCCGACGCGCGCGGCATTGCTCGCCTCGGACGGCTACCTGGTTCCCGTGCAGAACGAGGAACTCTGCCGCGAATCGCTCGACGCCCTGCTGGAGTTCATCGACACCTTCCGCGACCGCAATTTCGCCGGCGACCCGGATGACGGCCCGCACGCCGCGCCGCTGCAGCTCGAGGGCCTGTTCCTGACGATGTCCTCCCAGGGCACGCGCATCGGCCGCGAAGTGGCGGCCCGCATTCAGGACGACTTCGGTGATCTTCTCTTCGATACGGCCATCCCCCGCACGGTCCGCCTGGCCGAGATGGCGCTGAAGGGCCAGCCCGCGGTGATCTATGATCGCCGTTCGGCGGGCAGCCGCGCCTACTTTGATTTGGCCGACGAGCTGGTGGCGCGTTACTGTGTAGACCAGTCTGCAGGACAGCGCGGCGATGCGGTGGATGCCGACGGCGGTACCGCCCCCGGAGAGCGTGATCGTGGCGGCGCCCGGTTCGCATCGGGTGGCCTCGAACGCTTCCTGGCGGCGCTGGCCGGCGATGGCGGCGACCCGCTGCCTGAGCGCGATGCGGGTGACCGCGAGTTCGGCGAGCGCACCTTCGGCGACCGTGACAACGGGGAACTGCCGCTGGAAGCGTTCGGCGGACCGGAGATGGTCTCGCTCGACGACCTGCTTGACGAAGAAGAACGCCGCACCGGCTCCGAGGACGACTGGAGCGGTGACGACTGGAGCTTCGACTCGGACCGTTTGAACTGA
- the elbB gene encoding isoprenoid biosynthesis glyoxalase ElbB, with protein MKKIAVILSGCGVYDGSEIHEACAALLALHEAGAIAVACAPAGPQMHVVDHLRGQPAIGQERDVLVESARLVRGDIRPLAGLSARDFDGVLLPGGFGAAKNLCTFATDGAACRVHPEVETFLRDAHSLRKPIAAMCIAPVILARLFGQGGRPLLTIGNDAATAALVEAMGARHQACGPADVVVDEEARLVSTPAYMLAGNIGEVFASGGAVVKKLLMLCP; from the coding sequence ATGAAGAAAATCGCGGTCATCCTGAGCGGGTGCGGCGTGTACGACGGCAGCGAGATCCACGAAGCCTGCGCTGCCCTCCTGGCGCTGCATGAAGCCGGCGCCATCGCCGTGGCCTGTGCGCCGGCAGGCCCGCAGATGCATGTGGTGGACCACCTGCGCGGGCAACCGGCCATTGGACAGGAGCGCGACGTGCTGGTGGAATCGGCGCGGCTCGTGCGCGGCGACATCCGGCCGCTGGCGGGCCTCTCGGCGCGCGACTTCGATGGTGTGCTGCTGCCCGGCGGATTCGGGGCCGCCAAGAACCTGTGCACGTTCGCGACCGATGGCGCCGCCTGCCGCGTGCATCCCGAAGTCGAGACGTTCCTGCGCGACGCGCACTCGCTCCGCAAGCCGATCGCCGCGATGTGCATCGCGCCGGTCATCCTGGCCCGCCTGTTCGGCCAGGGCGGCCGGCCGCTCCTGACGATCGGCAACGATGCCGCGACCGCCGCGCTGGTCGAGGCGATGGGCGCCCGGCACCAGGCCTGCGGGCCCGCCGATGTCGTCGTCGACGAGGAAGCGCGACTGGTTTCAACGCCGGCCTACATGCTGGCCGGGAACATCGGCGAGGTCTTCGCCAGCGGTGGCGCCGTCGTAAAGAAACTCCTCATGCTGTGCCCCTGA
- a CDS encoding zinc-binding dehydrogenase, whose translation MSADTRKSADTRKSADTMKCLVYDKSSMPWDTSRGFQATRQPTPRLDESARPADAECALVKVIYAGFCGSDRGIWNRVAFKGMIFDSLKREQSTVRIIGHEMVGEIVGVGSNVAARYGLGVKDIVSAESHIICGTCYQCRLGQTHICSQDVIIGIGRDGCFAEYIKLPANVLWPTDTRKIRTKVAAIQEPFGNAVHACTTADLRGRTVAVFGCGTIGLFVIMVARALGATRVIGIEPNERNAELARRLGADEVISLKSPRNGAQPWGADKDLVQAVRSACGGIGADVSMEMAGFNSSVNNAIQSTRRGGEVILFGLKQGNFHIQAFDRMIVNGLRLHSVIGRRIFESWYITRNLLEDRSNRIQDRIFEEILGGGEESVVHIDEFNFESFEKTLAAWPKPLIQF comes from the coding sequence ATGTCCGCCGACACCAGGAAGTCTGCCGACACCAGGAAGTCTGCTGACACGATGAAGTGCCTGGTCTACGACAAGTCCAGCATGCCGTGGGACACGTCGCGGGGTTTCCAGGCCACCCGCCAACCCACGCCGCGGTTGGACGAATCAGCCCGGCCTGCGGACGCCGAATGTGCCCTCGTGAAGGTGATCTATGCCGGGTTCTGCGGCTCGGACCGCGGCATCTGGAACCGGGTCGCCTTCAAGGGCATGATCTTCGACTCGCTCAAGCGCGAACAGAGCACGGTGAGGATCATCGGCCACGAAATGGTGGGCGAGATCGTGGGCGTCGGCTCCAACGTGGCCGCGCGATACGGGCTGGGCGTCAAGGACATCGTCTCGGCCGAGAGCCATATCATCTGCGGCACGTGCTACCAGTGCCGGCTCGGCCAGACGCACATCTGCAGCCAGGACGTGATCATCGGCATCGGCCGCGACGGCTGCTTCGCCGAGTACATCAAGTTGCCGGCCAACGTGCTGTGGCCGACGGACACGCGAAAGATCCGGACCAAGGTGGCGGCCATCCAGGAGCCGTTCGGCAACGCCGTGCACGCCTGCACGACGGCCGACCTGCGCGGCCGCACGGTGGCTGTCTTCGGTTGCGGCACGATCGGGCTGTTCGTGATCATGGTCGCGCGGGCGCTCGGCGCCACGCGCGTCATCGGCATCGAGCCCAACGAGCGCAATGCCGAACTGGCCCGCAGGCTGGGGGCCGACGAGGTCATCTCGCTCAAGTCGCCCCGCAACGGCGCGCAGCCCTGGGGCGCGGACAAGGACCTGGTGCAGGCTGTCCGCTCGGCCTGCGGCGGCATCGGCGCCGACGTCTCCATGGAGATGGCCGGCTTCAATTCCAGCGTGAACAACGCCATCCAGAGCACCCGTCGCGGCGGTGAAGTGATCCTCTTCGGCCTGAAGCAGGGCAATTTCCACATCCAGGCCTTCGACCGCATGATCGTCAACGGACTGCGCCTGCACAGCGTGATCGGCCGCCGCATCTTCGAGTCGTGGTACATCACGCGCAACCTGCTGGAAGACCGCAGCAACCGGATCCAGGACCGCATCTTCGAGGAGATCCTCGGCGGCGGCGAGGAATCGGTCGTGCACATCGACGAATTCAACTTCGAGTCGTTCGAGAAGACGCTGGCAGCGTGGCCCAAGCCGCTGATCCAGTTCTGA
- a CDS encoding Rdx family protein yields MKVSIEYCRVUNYEPRAAGLAEALGSRYGLVPEMIPSSGGVFEVTVDGELVFSKKAQDRFPEHAEIFTEIERRR; encoded by the coding sequence ATGAAGGTCTCGATCGAGTACTGCCGGGTTTGAAACTACGAGCCGCGCGCCGCCGGTCTGGCGGAGGCACTTGGATCGCGTTACGGCCTGGTTCCCGAGATGATCCCCTCGAGCGGCGGCGTGTTCGAGGTGACGGTGGACGGCGAGCTCGTCTTCTCGAAGAAGGCGCAGGACCGGTTCCCCGAACACGCCGAGATCTTCACGGAAATCGAACGCCGCCGCTGA